The DNA window ACGCCCGCTCCCCCATGCTCTCAAACGATACGGTCGCGGTCATCGGCGCCGGCAACATCGGCCACTCCCTCATCGGCGGCATGATCGGCGGCAACCTGATCGAGACCGAGGACGTGATCGCGACCCGCCGGACCGGCTCGGCCCTCGACGCGCTGGCCGAAGAGTTTCCCGGCCTGCGCACCACGACCGACAACGTGGAGGCCGTCCAGGACGCCTCCATCATTCTGCTGACCATCAAGCCCCAGAGCCGGGCCGAAGTCATTACCAACATCCGCGACCACGTGGACCGCGACGTGCTCGTCATCAGCGTGCTGGCCGGCATCACCAGCGAGCGGCTCCAGCTCGGGTTTGGGCAGGACCAGCCCGTAATCCGTGCCATGCCGAACACACCGGCCCTCGTGGACGCCGGCGCGACGGCGCTCTCCCCCGGCACGTACGCGACCGACGCCCACCTGGAGAAGGCCCGGGCGATTTTCGAGGCCGTGGGAAACGCCGTGGTCGTACCCGAGGACCACATGGACGCCGTCACGGGGCTGTCGGGGAGCGGCCCGGCGTACGTATACATGTTCATCGAGGCGCTGACCGATGCGGGCGTGAAGCAGGGCATGTCCCGCGAAGACGCCTCGACGCTGGCCCGGCAAACGGTGTACGGCGCCGCCAAGCTGGCCATCGACACGGACAAGCACCCTGCGATCCTGCGCGATGAGGTCACCACTCCCGGCGGGACCGCCATCGCCGCGGTGTCGTCGCTCGAAGAGCACGGGCTCCGCACCATGCTGATCAACGCCGTCGGCACCGCCACCCAGCGCTCCGAGGAGCTCAACGACGAATAGCAGTCCCCCCCAGCCTCGGCGCCCACCAGGGGTCAGCGCCCCGTCCCTCCCGCCTGAACTGATTGTTCTGCCCCTTCCTCCCCATGACGACCATCATCGACTACGGCATCGGCAACCTTCGCTCGATCGAGAAGGCCTTCGAGACCGTGGGGGCGACGGTGCACCGCACCGACGACCCGGCGGCCATCGCGGAGGCCGAGCGGCTCGTGCTGCCGGGGGTGGGGGCGTTTCGGGCCTGCATCGACGAGATTCGACGGCGCGACCTGGAGGGGCCGATCCACGACGCCATCGGCCGCGGGGTCCCGTTTCTGGGGGTCTGCGTGGGCATGCAGCTGCTCTTCGAGACCGGCTACGAGAAGGGTGAACACGAGGGGCTCGGCGTCCTGCCCGGGCATGTCGCCCATTTTCGGGAGACCGATGCGGGCATGCCCGACGAGCTGACGGTTCCGCACATGGGATGGAACGCAATCGAGCCGACCCGCGACCACCCGCTGCTCGACGAACTGGGGGCCACGCCGTACGTGTATTTCGTGCACTCCTACCACCCCGTGGCGGAAGACGCCGACGACGTGCTCACCACCACGTCCTACGGGCACACCTTCCCCTCCGTGGTGCAGCGCGACAACGTGTTCGGCGTGCAGTTCCACCCCGAAAAGTCGCAGGCCGCCGGCCTCGGGCTGCTCGACAATTTTGCCGCGCTTCCGACGACCGAGGAGGCCGGCCGGACAGTCTCTACGTAGGACGAGACCGCCCTGCACGCTACTCCATCCTGTCCGGGCCTAAAGCAGCTGAATCAACAGGAGGACGAGAAAGCCCACCCCGCCCGCAGCGACGGTCAGAAATCGGATTGCGGTGTCGACGGAATTCTCCATGAGGCTGAATTCACCAACGCGGGACGTTCGGTGCACCCAATGCTTCGTGGGGGTGACGAATGCCCAAAAAGGGTGCCAACGCGCACAGTGCGCGGATCCGCCCCCATTCAGGATTCTCAGCAGCCGTTCAGGGAGTCAGGCTCGTAACTCTTACGAGCCGCCGGTCCGTCGCGGAGGCGTTCTTGCGGCCCCCAACAAAAAAAGCCCGCCCCGGAAGGGACGGGCTCGGGTCTTCTCGCATCGGGTGCGCCGTCGTTATCCGACCGGCGAGGCGTTGAGGGCGCTCAGCCCCTTCTCCGTTCGCTCGGTCTCGAACGCAACGGTCTGGCCTTCGCGCAGGTCGTCGCCGCCCGTCGAACCGGTGATGTTGCTTACGTGCAGGAAGACGTCCTCACCGCCCTCCTCGGGCTCGATGAAGCCAAATCCCTTCTCGGTGTCAAACCACTTAATCGTTCCGCGTTGCATACTGTAACCGTCGTTGTGTTTGTTGGTGCGCTCCGCCGGTGCAACGCACGCATCCGGGGTGCTCGGGACGGCGAGGCAGCGAAGGAGACGCAAATGTAATATTGAGTTGTAGGTCCCATTCGCGGTCGTCTTCACAGTTCCGGATCGGTCCCGCCTGGGCGCTTTCTTCACCCAGTTCCCGTTTTCCGGGCCGGACTGGGCGGCGGAAGAATGGGGGGCCCCACGAACATTGCGTCGCCTCGTGAATGGAAGTAACGGTTCTCGCGCGAGTCTCCTCCTCACGTCTCCCAGTTCATGCCCCTCGTCATTCCCGCCATCGACATCCGCGACGGCCGGTGTGTGCGCCTGCACCAGGGCGACTACGACAACGAGACCGTGTACTTCGAGGACCCCGTCAAGATGGCCAAGCTGTGGCGCGTGCAGAATGCGCAGACGCTCCACGTGGTCGACCTCGATGCCGCCCGGGGGGAGGGGGAACACAACCGGGACGTGATCGGGAAGATGTGCGACGCGCTCGACATCCCGATCCAGCTCGGGGGCGGCATCCGCTCCATGGATCAGATTGAGGCCGCCCTGGACCGGGGCGTGTACCGCGTCATCCTGGGCACCGCGGCCGTCCGCAATCCCGACTTCGTGGAGCGGGCCGTGGAGCAGTTTTCGGCCCGGCGGGTGGTCGTGAGCATCGACGCCCGCGACGGGGAGGTGCGCGTGCAGGGCTGGACGGAGGGATCCGGGCTCGACGCCGTCGCGTTCGCGAAGGACATGGAGCAGCGGGGCGTGCGCCGTCTCGTCTACACCGACATCAGCCGGGACGGAACGATGGACGGCCCCAACATTCAGGCGTACCGCACGCTCGGCCGCCAGCTCGCCCACGCCAAGGTTACGGCGTCCGGCGGCGTGGGCGAGCACGACGACCTGCTCGACATTCAAACGCTCCAGCCCTACGGCGTCGATTCGGTGATCGTGGGCACGGCGCTCTACGAAAACCGCTTTCCGTGTCAGCAATTTTGGGCCTGGCAGGACAAGGACGCGGTGGACCTGGACACGTTCTCGACGGCGTCCCTCCGATAAGCCCCTCTTCGTTTGTCCCCTCGTCTCCTTTCGCCCCTGTATGCCCCTCGCGAAACGCATCATTCCCTGCCTCGACGTGGACGAAGGCCGCGTCGTGAAGGGCATCAACTTCGTCGACATCCGTGACGCCGGCGACCCGGTGGAACAGGCCCGCACCTACGACGCCGCCGGGGCCGACGAGCTGGTGTTTCTCGATATCACCGCCACGCACGAGGACCGCGACATCATGCACGACGTGGTGCGGCGCACCGCCGATCAGGTGTTCATTCCCCTGACCGTGGGCGGCGGGCTCCGCTCGGTCGACGACATGCGGGCGATGCTCCAGGCCGGGGCCGACAAGGTGGCCATCAACTCCGCGGCCGTGAAGGACCCGGACCTGATCGCCCGCGGCGCCGACGCGTTCGGGGACCAGTGCATCGTGGTGGCCATCGACGCGAAGCGGCGGGACGGCGACGGGCCCGCATGGGAGGTGGTCGTCCACGGCGGCCGCAAGCCGACCGGGCGGGACGCCGTGGAGTGGGCCGCCGAGGCGGAGGCCCGCGGGGCCGGCGAGATTCTGCTCACCTCGATGGACCGGGACGGCACGAAGGACGGGTACGACCTGGCCCTCCTCCGCGCCGTCACGGAGCGGACCCAGATTCCGGTCATCGCCTCCGGCGGGGCCGGCACCCTCGAGCACCTGCGGGAGGGCCTCGTCGACGGCGGGGCCAGCGCGGTGCTGGCCGCCTCGATCTTTCACTTTCGCGAGCACACCGTGGAGGAGGCCAAAGACCATCTCCGCGACGCCGGCCTGCCGGTTCGGCCTGCCCTGAACAACTGGACCGACCGATATGCCCCAACGGACTGATTCCTCCTCCCCCACCACGGCCGCTCGCCTGCTGAAAGGAGCGGCCCTTGTGTTTTCCATGCTCGGGGGCGGGATGGCGGCCTGGGGCGTCGACAAGTGGGTGCGCTACCCCGAGGCCCGCGCGAGCCAGTTCGGGTTCGAGGCCCCGCTCTGGCCCGCCTTTACCCTGTTCGTGCTCGCCGCCACGGCCGTGGGGGTCCGGCTTCTCTGGATCGCGGCCGGGCGCGTCGAGGACGGCGAGGACCTCTTCGCACAGCGCCACCGTCGCCGCCGCTCCGACCCGCCGCCCCCGCCGGAGTCGGAGTAGCCGCTACGCCGATGCCAGCAGGGCCTCGAGAATGGACCGGGCCTGGCGGTAGATGCCGTCCCCCTCGCTCGCCCGCGGCCCCGCCACGTTCAGGACCCGCACATCGTGTTCTGCCGCCCACGCATGGATCATTGGCACCGGCGCGGGATCCGTCAGGCGAACATGGAGAAGCGGTTTCTTGCGCGCCTCAGCCTCCCGTTGCGTGAGCGCCGTCCCGCCCTCCAAGGGGCCGGGCGCAACGATGAGGGTCCCGTCGCTGTCCCGCACGTTCCACGCCGTCCGCTCCGCATACGCGTCCGTCGGCGTCTCCCGGAGCGGGTAGCGCGGGGCAATCGGCCCGTCCTCCGCCCGTCGCCCCTGTGGGCACCACCCCCCAACCGCCACGTCGTGGGTCCGCGCCGCGTCCAGCGCCGCCCGGTCAACGCCGGTCTGTCCACCGGATATGATTTTGCGAAACTGCACGCGGCCGCGGGAGCTTGTCAGAGAGGATCTTGGGCACCCGAACCCTCCGCCCGTCATCCGGTTTCGTCAGGGGCCTTTGCTTCGAAGCGCATTGCCACCCGCCCAAATCCGCCCTCGCATGCGACTCTTCACGGCGATTGATCTCCCCGACGGATTCCGAAACGAAGTGGCCGACCTGCAGGCACCGTCCGCGCTGGACACCCGCTGGACCGATCCGGCCCAGTTTCACGTGACGCTCCGCTTCATTGGCGATGCCAGCCCCGAGCGGGCGGCGCGCTACGAGCAGGCCCTCGCGGACCTGACCGCCCCGGCCGCCCGCTGCGAGCCCTACGGCCTGGACGTGTTGCCGTCCCGGCGCTCTCCTCGCGTCCTGGTGCTCGGCCTGGAACGCACCGAGTCCCTCCTGGCCCTCCACACGGCCGTCGGCGATGCCCTCGAACGGGAAGGCCTGTCGCCAGACGATCGCGACTACACCCCTCACGTCACGCTCGCCCGGGTGGGGGACACCGCCCCGGAGACGGTGCACGCGTTTCTGCGAACCGCGGACGTGCCCTCTTTTCCGGCCTTCCAGGCCGACCGGTTTGTGCTATACGAAAGTACCCTCACCTCGGACGGGGCCGTTTACGATCCACGAGCGATTTACCCGCTCAACGGATAGGCCCGCGTCCCGGCCATCAATTTTTCGTGATCGGGCGGCGGGCCCACGATAATTGGGACGATCGGTCGTTAGGTTGAACCCGCATGCTGTTTTGCGTTTCTCTCCCCAACCATGTTACGACGCCTCCTACTGCTCGGCGTCCTGTTGTGCGCAGTCGCCCTCCCGGCGGGCGCCCAGGACGGCGGCCCGACCCTTCAAGCCCTCCAGTCGCGCTACAGTGCCCTGCAGGGCCTCCGGGCCGCCTTCACGCAGGTGACCGCCTCCGAGTTTGCGGACGACTCCACCCGGATTGACGGGACGGTGCTTCTCGCCGGGAACCGATACCGGGTCGAGACCCCCGCGCAGACGGTCGTGACGGACGGCGCGACGACGTGGATTTACTCCCCTGCCGACAGTCAGGTCGTGGTGAATACGGCCGACGCGGAGGCCTCCACCCTGACCCCCCAGGCCTTCCTCACGACCGCGGCGGACAAATACGACCGCACGGCCCGCCGTACCGTGACCCGAGCCGGAACGGCACACGAAATGCTGTCCCTGACCGCGGCGGATTCGTCGGCCCGGTTCGAGGAGGCGACGCTGTGGGTCCGGCGCCCCGACCGCATCGTCACGCGCCTCCGGGCCGTCGACCGCAACGGGTCGATTCTGGACCTACGGCTGCGCGACATCCGGGTCGACCCGCCCATCAACGGGAATCCCTTCTCGTTCTCGCCCCCCGCGAACGCGGAGGTGGTGGATCTTCGCCCCACCGACTAGCGAACCACACAGGGCACTTCGGGGGAACTGAACGGCTCTGGAACGAATCCCACGACGCGTGCTGAATCGACGGCGGTGGTTTCAAATCGGAAGCTTCGTCCTGGCGGGCGGCCTTCTGGCCCTCGCCGTGTACGGCGTGGACATGGGCAACATCTGGACGGCCTTCCGGGAGGCCGACTACCGGTGGCTGCTCCCCCTGGTCGTGCTCGTCCTGGGGAGCAACCTGTTTCGCGCCTGGCGCTGGCAGATCCTGGTGGAGGCGCTGCCGCCCCCCGAGGAGCGGGCCGACCACACGGCCCGCCCCCGAATGCTGGAGGCCTCTTTCTCCTCCGTTATGATCGGCTACATGGTGAACTACGTCGCCCCTCGGATGGGCGAGGTGGCGCGGACCGCAAACCTTTCGGCCCGCACCCCCTACCGGTTTAGCAGCATTTTCGGGACCGTCGTCTCCGAGCGCATCTTCGATACGGCCGTGCTGGGGGCGGCCCTGCTGAGTGCCGTCGGGCTGCTCTTCAATCGCCTCGACGTGCTGCGCGAGCAGTTCGTGGCCCCGGCGTGGGCCCGCCTCCAGTCCATCTCGCTCGACTGGCTTGCCGGGGGCACGCTCGGCCTGCTCCTGCTGCTCGTCCTCGCCATCGGGGGGGCCCGTTGGCTCCTTCAGCGCGAAGACTCGTGGCTCGGTCGCGTCTGGAGGACCACCCTCAAGCCCGCCGCGATGTCGTTCCAGAAAGGGATGGCCACACTGGTGGCCTCCCCCCGCCGCGGGGCCATTGTCCTCTCCACGGTCGGCATGTGGGCCGGATACCTGTTGATGGCCTATCTCCCCTTCCGGATGCTCCACCTCGCCGAGCCCTACGGCATTGGGATTTTGGACGCGTGGGCGCTCATGGCGATCGGCGCGATCGGCATCCTGGTGCCCTCCCCCGGCGGCATCGGGTCGTACCACTACATCACCGAACAGGCACTGGTCCACCTCTACGGGGTCCCGTCGGCGGAGGCCCTCACCTACGCCTTCCTCACCCACGGGGCGCAGCTCGTCTTTTACACCCTGGCGGGCCTCGTGGCGGTGGTGTATCAGGGCAGCGGCTTCCGGCCCCTGCTCGCCTTCGGGGCCGACGCCCCCACAGCCTCGGCGAAAACGGACACGCCCCCCGCCCGCTCCGACGGCGAGACGGACGAGGCCCGCCCCGCTGCCTCGTCCCTCGCCGGCGCCTCTCCCGACGACCAGCGGGGCAATCCGGACGAGTAGCGGCCCGGCCGCCCCTCCGCTTTTCGCAAAATATTGCTGGCAGGCCGCCGCCGCAGTCCGTTGATTACGGGACGAATCACATCATTCCTTTTTCCCCAAATTCCTCATCCTCCCATGAAAGTGACAGTCATCGGTGCCGGCAATGTGGGCGCCACCGTCGCCGAGTGTGTAGCCCGACAGGACGTGGCGAAAGAGGTCGTCATGGTCGACATCAAAGACGGCATGCCGCAGGGCAAGGCCCTCGACATGCGCGAATCGAGCCCCATCCACGGCTTCGACACCCGCGTGACGGGCACCAACGACTACGGCCCCACGGAAGACTCGGACGTGTGCATCATCACGGCCGGCCTGCCCCGTAGCCCCGGCATGAGCCGCGACGACCTGCTGGCCAAAAACACGGAGATCGTGGGCGGGGTCACGGAGCAGTTCGTGGAGGGCAGCCCGGACAGCACGATCATCGTGGTGGCGAACCCGCTCGACGTGATGACCTACGTCGCCTACGAGGCGAGCGGCTTTCCCACGAACCGCGTGATGGGCATGGCCGGCGTGCTCGACACCGGCCGCTTCCGCTCGTTCATCGCCGAGGAGCTGGACGTGTCGGTCCGCGACGTGCAGGCGCTTCTGATGGGCGGCCACGGCGATACGATGGTGCCCCTGCCCCGCTACACGACGGTCGGCGGCATCCCGGTCCCGCAGCTGATCGACGACGCCCGCATCGAGGAAATCGTGGAGCGCACGAAGGGCGCCGGCGGCGAGATTGTGGACCTGATGGGCACCTCCGCCTGGTACGCCCCGGGCGCCGCGGCGGCCGAGATGACGGAGGCGATCCTCAAAGACAACAAGCGCATCCTCCCCTGCGCGGCCTACTGCGACGGCGAGTACGGCCTGGACGACCTCTTCATCGGCGTGCCCGTGAAGCTCGGGGCCGGCGGCGTGGAAGAGGTGATTGAGGTCGACCTCGACGCCGACGAAAAGGCCCAGCTCAAGACCTCGGCCGGGCACGTGCACAGCAACCTGGACGACCTCCAGCGCCTTCGCGACGAGGGCAAGATCGGGTAGACCAGCGCGGGATGGACGGGGGGGATGCCCGTCCTCCTCGTCCTATCTCCGCACCTCGCGGAGCGGATCCGTCGGCTCGCGGTGCTCGTCCGGGTGGGCCTCGTCGTGCTGACGCGGCTCGAGATGAGCGGTGACGTGCACGTCCTCGTCCGGAAAGAGGGCGTCGACCCGGTCCTCGACCTCGTGGGACCGGGCGTGCGCCTCGTGGATCGGCATATCGCCCGGAAACATGAGGTGGTATTCGATCCACACCTGGTCGCCGGACGTGCGGTGGCGCACCTGGTGGAAGCTGGCGATGAGCCCCTCTTCCACCGCGGTGCCCAGCTCGTCGAGCAGGGCGGAGGAGGCCTCCCAGTCCGCCTCGTCCATCAGGCCGTAGACGGATCGGCGAAGCAGCCCGGTGGCCGTCCACACGATGTTGGCCGCTACCAGCAGCCCCACCGCGGGGTCGAGCCAACGGATGCCGGTGATCCATACGAGCCCAATCCCGACGATGACGCCCAGGCTCGTCCACATGTCGGTCAACACGTGCTCCCCGTTCGACTCGAGGACGAGGCTGTTGGTGCGCCGCCCCACGCGAACGAGGTACGTTCCGAGCGCGAAGTTGACGGCCGTGAGTCCGCCGATGAGGTAGAGGCCCACGTCGAGCTGCCGAAGGTCGGCGCCCGTCACGAGGTCCTGCACGGCCATCCACCCGATGCCGACGGCGGCTGCGAGAATAAGGGTGCCCTCCACGGCCGACGCAAAGTACGCCACTTTGCCGTGCCCGTACGGGTGCTCCACGTCCGGAGGCGTGGACGCGTACCACAGGCTGAAGCCCGCGAACCCGGTCGCGAAGAGGTGGATGACGGACTCCGCGGCGTCGGAGAGGATCGCGGTACTGCCGGTGAGGGAGGCTGCCGTGAGCTTCCCGACGAGCATCAGGAACGACACCAGCAGGCTCGCCGTCATGGCCCGCCGCCGTGCGCGCTCCGCCTCGGCACGGGACTCATCGTGTGGAGACTGGGATTCAACCATCACATTGCCTGTACCCGAGCAGGCACTCTCAGGTTCATCGTTTCCCTTCTTTTCGCACCGAGACGGGTTCCCACGCTCGCCCCCAGCACCCGGCCCCCGCCATGGCTCACCTCGACCACATCGGCATCGCCGTCGACGACACCGCGGCCGTCATCGAACGGTTCCGGGACCTGCTCGGCATCGTTTCCTACAAGTCGGAGTCGGTGCGCGACCAGCAGGTGCGGACCCACTTTCTGGATGCCGGCTCGGCCAAACTCGAACTGCTGGAGGCGCTCGCCGACGGGTCCCCGGTTCGGCGCTTCCTCGACCGCCACGGGGAGGGGCTGCACCACGTGGCGTTCGAGGTCGACGACCTGTCGGCCACGATGGAGCGCCTCCGGGACGCCGGGATCGAGCTGCTAAGCGAGACGCCCCAAGCCGGGGCGGACGACAAGCAAATTGCGTTTGTGCACCCGAGTCAAACCCACGGGGTCCTGGTGGAGTTTTGTGAATCCACCACACCCGACTGGACGGCCCGAACCGTGCCCCGCCACGACGGGCACCTCGCCGTCTTCGAACGGGGGGCACGGGACCGGCCCTCCCTCCTCGTCCTGCACGGCGCCGCGGGGACGACACAGCACGACGCGGCCCCCCTCATTCGGCGGTTGGAGTCGTCCTTCCATGTCGTCGGCGTTGACCTGAGCGGACACGGCACGTCGGCCCTGCCTGGGGACGCGCCCCTTTCGCTCGACCTGTTCGCCGAAGACGTACGCACCGTCCTAAACGCGCTCGACCTGCCCTCGGCGCACGTCTTTGGCTTCTCGCTCGGGGGCGGCGCGGCCCTCCGCCTCGCCCAGATGCACCCCAAGCGGGTCGACCGCCTTGCCGTCCTGCAGACAAACGCCCACTGGACGGACGACCACGCCCGTCGCATGCAGGCGCGGCTCGACCTCGATGGCCTCGCGGACCGGGCCCCGGGCCGCGCAGCGGGCCTCCGGGCCCGCCACGAGGCCCCCGACCGCCTCGTGCCGGACCTCCAGACGTTCGTCACCACCCTGCCGGACGCGTCCGACACGCTTACCCAAACCCTTCCGGACCTCGACGCCCCGACCCTCGTCGCAGGGCTCGATCGGGATCCCCTCTTCGAACTGGCCTCCACCCGGGCCCTCCACGACGCCCTCCCCAACGCGCGGCTGGCCGTCCTTCCCGGCGACACCCATAGCCTGTCGCGCGCGCCGAAAGGCTGCCTTGCCCCCCTCCTCTCGGATCATTTCTTAGAGGCGTAGGCCTCTTCCTCGTCCCTCCCCAAAGTCGCCCTGTCCCCATCATGTCCCTCCCCTCCCCCCGTTATCTCGGCGACACCGGCGTAAAGGTGTCGCCCCTCTGCCTGGGCACCATGACCTTCGGCGGCCCCGCCGACCGGGCGACCGCCGCCGCAATGTTTCGGCGCTGCCGCGAGGCCGGCATCAACGTGTTCGACTGCGCCAACGTCTACGAGGACGGCCGTTCCGAGGAGATTCTGGGAGAGCTGGTGGCCGACTGTCGGGACGAGGTGGTCCTGACGACGAAGGCCTACTTCCCCGTCGGCGACGACCCCAACGCCCGCGGCGCGAGCCGCTACCACCTCGTCCGGGCCGTCGAGGACAGCCTGCGGCGCCTCGACACGGACCGCATCGACGTGTTCTTCGTCCACCGCTTCGACGAGCAGACCCGTCTCGACGAGACCCTCCGCGCCCTCGACACCCTCGTGCAGCAGGGCAAGGTGCTGTACCTCGGGGCCTCCAACTTTGCCGCCTGGCAGGTGATGAAGGCCCTCGGCCGGCAGCGCGCCGAGGGCTGGACGCCCTTTCACGTGATCCAGCCGATGTACAACCTCACGAAGCAACAGGCGGAGGTGGAGCTGTTGCCGATGGCCCGGAGCGAGGACCTCGGCGTGCTGTCCTACAGCCCCCTCGGGGGCGGCCTGCTGACGGGCAAGTACGGCGTCGACCGGCGGCCCGACGACGGGCGGCTCGTGGA is part of the Salinibacter ruber DSM 13855 genome and encodes:
- the hisF gene encoding imidazole glycerol phosphate synthase subunit HisF gives rise to the protein MPLAKRIIPCLDVDEGRVVKGINFVDIRDAGDPVEQARTYDAAGADELVFLDITATHEDRDIMHDVVRRTADQVFIPLTVGGGLRSVDDMRAMLQAGADKVAINSAAVKDPDLIARGADAFGDQCIVVAIDAKRRDGDGPAWEVVVHGGRKPTGRDAVEWAAEAEARGAGEILLTSMDRDGTKDGYDLALLRAVTERTQIPVIASGGAGTLEHLREGLVDGGASAVLAASIFHFREHTVEEAKDHLRDAGLPVRPALNNWTDRYAPTD
- the proC gene encoding pyrroline-5-carboxylate reductase, which gives rise to MLSNDTVAVIGAGNIGHSLIGGMIGGNLIETEDVIATRRTGSALDALAEEFPGLRTTTDNVEAVQDASIILLTIKPQSRAEVITNIRDHVDRDVLVISVLAGITSERLQLGFGQDQPVIRAMPNTPALVDAGATALSPGTYATDAHLEKARAIFEAVGNAVVVPEDHMDAVTGLSGSGPAYVYMFIEALTDAGVKQGMSREDASTLARQTVYGAAKLAIDTDKHPAILRDEVTTPGGTAIAAVSSLEEHGLRTMLINAVGTATQRSEELNDE
- the hisH gene encoding imidazole glycerol phosphate synthase subunit HisH, with the translated sequence MTTIIDYGIGNLRSIEKAFETVGATVHRTDDPAAIAEAERLVLPGVGAFRACIDEIRRRDLEGPIHDAIGRGVPFLGVCVGMQLLFETGYEKGEHEGLGVLPGHVAHFRETDAGMPDELTVPHMGWNAIEPTRDHPLLDELGATPYVYFVHSYHPVAEDADDVLTTTSYGHTFPSVVQRDNVFGVQFHPEKSQAAGLGLLDNFAALPTTEEAGRTVST
- the hisA gene encoding 1-(5-phosphoribosyl)-5-[(5-phosphoribosylamino)methylideneamino]imidazole-4-carboxamide isomerase, with protein sequence MPLVIPAIDIRDGRCVRLHQGDYDNETVYFEDPVKMAKLWRVQNAQTLHVVDLDAARGEGEHNRDVIGKMCDALDIPIQLGGGIRSMDQIEAALDRGVYRVILGTAAVRNPDFVERAVEQFSARRVVVSIDARDGEVRVQGWTEGSGLDAVAFAKDMEQRGVRRLVYTDISRDGTMDGPNIQAYRTLGRQLAHAKVTASGGVGEHDDLLDIQTLQPYGVDSVIVGTALYENRFPCQQFWAWQDKDAVDLDTFSTASLR
- a CDS encoding LolA family protein, whose amino-acid sequence is MLRRLLLLGVLLCAVALPAGAQDGGPTLQALQSRYSALQGLRAAFTQVTASEFADDSTRIDGTVLLAGNRYRVETPAQTVVTDGATTWIYSPADSQVVVNTADAEASTLTPQAFLTTAADKYDRTARRTVTRAGTAHEMLSLTAADSSARFEEATLWVRRPDRIVTRLRAVDRNGSILDLRLRDIRVDPPINGNPFSFSPPANAEVVDLRPTD
- a CDS encoding aldo/keto reductase, whose translation is MSLPSPRYLGDTGVKVSPLCLGTMTFGGPADRATAAAMFRRCREAGINVFDCANVYEDGRSEEILGELVADCRDEVVLTTKAYFPVGDDPNARGASRYHLVRAVEDSLRRLDTDRIDVFFVHRFDEQTRLDETLRALDTLVQQGKVLYLGASNFAAWQVMKALGRQRAEGWTPFHVIQPMYNLTKQQAEVELLPMARSEDLGVLSYSPLGGGLLTGKYGVDRRPDDGRLVENPMYQTRYGADVYYEVAERFTTFAEEHGYDPVSLAVAWVAHHPAVTAPIIGARTLDQLDGSLGALEIDMTEALRSDISALAPTPPPATDRVEERSEHTYGDR
- a CDS encoding cation diffusion facilitator family transporter — its product is MVESQSPHDESRAEAERARRRAMTASLLVSFLMLVGKLTAASLTGSTAILSDAAESVIHLFATGFAGFSLWYASTPPDVEHPYGHGKVAYFASAVEGTLILAAAVGIGWMAVQDLVTGADLRQLDVGLYLIGGLTAVNFALGTYLVRVGRRTNSLVLESNGEHVLTDMWTSLGVIVGIGLVWITGIRWLDPAVGLLVAANIVWTATGLLRRSVYGLMDEADWEASSALLDELGTAVEEGLIASFHQVRHRTSGDQVWIEYHLMFPGDMPIHEAHARSHEVEDRVDALFPDEDVHVTAHLEPRQHDEAHPDEHREPTDPLREVRR
- the mdh gene encoding malate dehydrogenase, with protein sequence MKVTVIGAGNVGATVAECVARQDVAKEVVMVDIKDGMPQGKALDMRESSPIHGFDTRVTGTNDYGPTEDSDVCIITAGLPRSPGMSRDDLLAKNTEIVGGVTEQFVEGSPDSTIIVVANPLDVMTYVAYEASGFPTNRVMGMAGVLDTGRFRSFIAEELDVSVRDVQALLMGGHGDTMVPLPRYTTVGGIPVPQLIDDARIEEIVERTKGAGGEIVDLMGTSAWYAPGAAAAEMTEAILKDNKRILPCAAYCDGEYGLDDLFIGVPVKLGAGGVEEVIEVDLDADEKAQLKTSAGHVHSNLDDLQRLRDEGKIG
- the thpR gene encoding RNA 2',3'-cyclic phosphodiesterase; the protein is MRLFTAIDLPDGFRNEVADLQAPSALDTRWTDPAQFHVTLRFIGDASPERAARYEQALADLTAPAARCEPYGLDVLPSRRSPRVLVLGLERTESLLALHTAVGDALEREGLSPDDRDYTPHVTLARVGDTAPETVHAFLRTADVPSFPAFQADRFVLYESTLTSDGAVYDPRAIYPLNG
- the mce gene encoding methylmalonyl-CoA epimerase, whose protein sequence is MAHLDHIGIAVDDTAAVIERFRDLLGIVSYKSESVRDQQVRTHFLDAGSAKLELLEALADGSPVRRFLDRHGEGLHHVAFEVDDLSATMERLRDAGIELLSETPQAGADDKQIAFVHPSQTHGVLVEFCESTTPDWTARTVPRHDGHLAVFERGARDRPSLLVLHGAAGTTQHDAAPLIRRLESSFHVVGVDLSGHGTSALPGDAPLSLDLFAEDVRTVLNALDLPSAHVFGFSLGGGAALRLAQMHPKRVDRLAVLQTNAHWTDDHARRMQARLDLDGLADRAPGRAAGLRARHEAPDRLVPDLQTFVTTLPDASDTLTQTLPDLDAPTLVAGLDRDPLFELASTRALHDALPNARLAVLPGDTHSLSRAPKGCLAPLLSDHFLEA
- a CDS encoding cold-shock protein encodes the protein MQRGTIKWFDTEKGFGFIEPEEGGEDVFLHVSNITGSTGGDDLREGQTVAFETERTEKGLSALNASPVG
- a CDS encoding putative molybdenum carrier protein, which encodes MQFRKIISGGQTGVDRAALDAARTHDVAVGGWCPQGRRAEDGPIAPRYPLRETPTDAYAERTAWNVRDSDGTLIVAPGPLEGGTALTQREAEARKKPLLHVRLTDPAPVPMIHAWAAEHDVRVLNVAGPRASEGDGIYRQARSILEALLASA
- a CDS encoding lysylphosphatidylglycerol synthase transmembrane domain-containing protein: MLNRRRWFQIGSFVLAGGLLALAVYGVDMGNIWTAFREADYRWLLPLVVLVLGSNLFRAWRWQILVEALPPPEERADHTARPRMLEASFSSVMIGYMVNYVAPRMGEVARTANLSARTPYRFSSIFGTVVSERIFDTAVLGAALLSAVGLLFNRLDVLREQFVAPAWARLQSISLDWLAGGTLGLLLLLVLAIGGARWLLQREDSWLGRVWRTTLKPAAMSFQKGMATLVASPRRGAIVLSTVGMWAGYLLMAYLPFRMLHLAEPYGIGILDAWALMAIGAIGILVPSPGGIGSYHYITEQALVHLYGVPSAEALTYAFLTHGAQLVFYTLAGLVAVVYQGSGFRPLLAFGADAPTASAKTDTPPARSDGETDEARPAASSLAGASPDDQRGNPDE